A stretch of Ipomoea triloba cultivar NCNSP0323 chromosome 13, ASM357664v1 DNA encodes these proteins:
- the LOC116001716 gene encoding uncharacterized protein LOC116001716 isoform X2 — protein sequence MATAAKAPVYVSWDEVCLSADKGRKEVHYYLKRRDGLSDLAVVGTEKGMRHISYHYAIKPMSLLSVSNSSSLSKLRTRREVVDWLNSIVSDLRHHRDIRDDGQPCEGTDAVLNDMNALKDVHLWRQGQRVTEFTWLGSSWTCRKKRCHYTSFCRNGVRISVHDFVYVLAEEDKRLVAYLDDMYEDTRGNRMVVVRWFHKIDEVGILLPHNYNDREILFSLCLQNLSIECVDGQATVLCPQHYEKFLNDVRHTQSEPYVCQRLFDNDDLKPFDITSVKGYWNQELLKRMSFSSPLRAQPSPLGELKVEDRVTGFVESRPNKRLRVSKESNISSQSVPQKGPAKACQEYCNGSSIATMEISTSKEGCFDGSISGKVVVTEKTQQNFDIGSEVEILSQDSGIRGCWFRALVIKKHNNKVKVQYKDVKDAEDETKNLEEWVLATKLAASDKLGIRIHGRTVLRPSPSSYKGRVSWAVNVGAIVDAWWNEGWWEGIVVRKESEDRLHIYFPGEKETHIFGHSDLRHSQEWLADGWKHLKERHELVSVLLGDSTVKQTVKESSDVILERHTTCSNGVHHLSTEKPRDEVASAGNTDADAGERLKVLEGVHDLSKDNRLAQLRWKTSGKRRRCRSPVNKVRLSFERNQNVTKESGMQIKETLFIPSSLKVDLDNCKYITDSLFNSSVVSPLSSLVMSR from the exons ATGGCCACGGCGGCGAAGGCTCCGGTTTATGTGAGTTGGGATGAGGTCTGTTTGTCTGCCGATAAAGGCAGGAAGGAGGTTCACTACTATCTCAAACGGAGAGATGGACTCTCAGATCTGGCGGTGGTTGGGACAGAGAAAGGCATGAGACACATCTCATATCACTACGCTATAAAGCCCATGTCTTTGCTATCGGTATCGAATTCCTCGTCTCTTTCGAAGCTCCGGACCCGAAGAGAGGTCGTTGATTGGCTGAATTCTATTGTTTCAG ATTTGCGTCACCATCGGGATATAAGAGATGATGGTCAACCCTGTGAAGGTACGGATGCAGTTCTTAATGATATGAACGCATTGAAG GATGTTCATTTGTGGAGACAGGGCCAGCGTGTCACAGAATTCACTTGGCTAGGTTCTTCATGGACCTGTAGGAAGAAGCGATGTCATTATACTTCATTTTGTAGGAATGGTGTTCGAATTTCA GTTCATGACTTTGTTTATGTATTAGCTGAAGAAGATAAGCGGCTTGTTGCTTACCTGGATGATATGTATGAAGACACCAGAGGCAATAGGATGGTTGTGGTACGCTGGTTTCACAAAATTGATGAAGTTGGTATTCTTTTGCCTCATAACTATAATGACAGAGagattttattttctctttgtCTTCAAAATCTCAGTATTGAATGCGTAGATGGACAGGCTACTGTCCTCTGTCCCCAGCATTATGAGAAATTTTTGAATGACGTAAGGCACACTCAGTCAGAACCATATGTCTGTCAAAGGCTGTTTGATAATGATGACCTCAAACCCTTTGACATAACCAGCGTTAAAGGATACTGGAATCAAGAGTTATTAAAACGCATGTCTTTTTCATCTCCTTTGAGAGCTCAACCATCTCCTCTTGGTGAATTGAAGGTAGAGGATAGGGTCACGGGCTTTGTTGAAAGCAGGCCTAACAAAAGGCTACGCGTTTCAAAGGAGTCTAACATATCCTCCCAGTCAGTTCCTCAGAAAGGGCCTGCTAAAGCTTGCCAAGAGTATTGCAATGGCAGTTCTATAGCTACCATGGAAATAAGCACTTCGAAAGAAGGCTGTTTTGATGGATCAATATCTGGGAAAGTAGTAGTAACAGAGAAGACTCAGCAGAATTTTGACATTGGCTCTGAAGTTGAAATACTTTCTCAAGATAGTGGCATTAGAGGGTGTTGGTTTAGAGCTTTGGTCATTAAGAAGCACAACAATAAGGTGAAAGTGCAGTATAAAGATGTCAAGGATGCTGAAGATGAGACTAAGAATCTTGAG GAGTGGGTTTTGGCAACCAAGTTAGCTGCATCTGACAAATTGGGCATCCGGATACATGGGAGAACAGTTCTTCGGCCTTCTCCCTCATCGTATAAGGGCAGAGTTTCATGGGCTGTCAATGTTGGAGCAATTGTGGATGCATGGTGGAATGAAGGGTGGTGGGAAGGCATCGTTGTCAGGAAAGAATCTGAAGACAGGCTACATATCTATTTTCCAG GAGAGAAAGAAACACATATCTTTGGTCACAGTGACTTGAGGCATTCACAAGAATGGTTGGCTGATGGTTGGAAACATCTCAAGGAAAGGCATGAGCTTGTATCAGTGTTGTTGGGTGACTCGACAGTGAAGCAAACAGTAAAAGAGTCAAGTGATGTCATACTGGAACGACATACCACATGTAGCAATGGTGTCCATCATCTAAGTACTGAAAAACCAAGAGATGAAGTTGCATCAGCAGGTAATACTGATGCAGATGCTGGTGAGAGATTAAAAGTGTTGGAGGGGGTTCATGATCTGTCTAAAGATAATCGACTTGCTCAGTTAAGGTGGAAGACATCGGGGAAGAGAAGACGGTGTAGAAGCCCTGTTAACAAGGTGCGTTTGAGTTTTGAGAGAAATCAAAACGTCACCAAGGAATCTGGTATGCAAATTAAGGAGACGCTCTTCATCCCGTCATCCTTGAAGGTGGATCTTGACAATTGTAAATACATCACCGATTCCCTCTTCAACTCCTCTGTTGTCTCTCCATTAAGTAGCCTGGTCATGTCTAGGTGA
- the LOC116001716 gene encoding uncharacterized protein LOC116001716 isoform X1, with protein MATAAKAPVYVSWDEVCLSADKGRKEVHYYLKRRDGLSDLAVVGTEKGMRHISYHYAIKPMSLLSVSNSSSLSKLRTRREVVDWLNSIVSVADLRHHRDIRDDGQPCEGTDAVLNDMNALKDVHLWRQGQRVTEFTWLGSSWTCRKKRCHYTSFCRNGVRISVHDFVYVLAEEDKRLVAYLDDMYEDTRGNRMVVVRWFHKIDEVGILLPHNYNDREILFSLCLQNLSIECVDGQATVLCPQHYEKFLNDVRHTQSEPYVCQRLFDNDDLKPFDITSVKGYWNQELLKRMSFSSPLRAQPSPLGELKVEDRVTGFVESRPNKRLRVSKESNISSQSVPQKGPAKACQEYCNGSSIATMEISTSKEGCFDGSISGKVVVTEKTQQNFDIGSEVEILSQDSGIRGCWFRALVIKKHNNKVKVQYKDVKDAEDETKNLEEWVLATKLAASDKLGIRIHGRTVLRPSPSSYKGRVSWAVNVGAIVDAWWNEGWWEGIVVRKESEDRLHIYFPGEKETHIFGHSDLRHSQEWLADGWKHLKERHELVSVLLGDSTVKQTVKESSDVILERHTTCSNGVHHLSTEKPRDEVASAGNTDADAGERLKVLEGVHDLSKDNRLAQLRWKTSGKRRRCRSPVNKVRLSFERNQNVTKESGMQIKETLFIPSSLKVDLDNCKYITDSLFNSSVVSPLSSLVMSR; from the exons ATGGCCACGGCGGCGAAGGCTCCGGTTTATGTGAGTTGGGATGAGGTCTGTTTGTCTGCCGATAAAGGCAGGAAGGAGGTTCACTACTATCTCAAACGGAGAGATGGACTCTCAGATCTGGCGGTGGTTGGGACAGAGAAAGGCATGAGACACATCTCATATCACTACGCTATAAAGCCCATGTCTTTGCTATCGGTATCGAATTCCTCGTCTCTTTCGAAGCTCCGGACCCGAAGAGAGGTCGTTGATTGGCTGAATTCTATTGTTTCAG TTGCAGATTTGCGTCACCATCGGGATATAAGAGATGATGGTCAACCCTGTGAAGGTACGGATGCAGTTCTTAATGATATGAACGCATTGAAG GATGTTCATTTGTGGAGACAGGGCCAGCGTGTCACAGAATTCACTTGGCTAGGTTCTTCATGGACCTGTAGGAAGAAGCGATGTCATTATACTTCATTTTGTAGGAATGGTGTTCGAATTTCA GTTCATGACTTTGTTTATGTATTAGCTGAAGAAGATAAGCGGCTTGTTGCTTACCTGGATGATATGTATGAAGACACCAGAGGCAATAGGATGGTTGTGGTACGCTGGTTTCACAAAATTGATGAAGTTGGTATTCTTTTGCCTCATAACTATAATGACAGAGagattttattttctctttgtCTTCAAAATCTCAGTATTGAATGCGTAGATGGACAGGCTACTGTCCTCTGTCCCCAGCATTATGAGAAATTTTTGAATGACGTAAGGCACACTCAGTCAGAACCATATGTCTGTCAAAGGCTGTTTGATAATGATGACCTCAAACCCTTTGACATAACCAGCGTTAAAGGATACTGGAATCAAGAGTTATTAAAACGCATGTCTTTTTCATCTCCTTTGAGAGCTCAACCATCTCCTCTTGGTGAATTGAAGGTAGAGGATAGGGTCACGGGCTTTGTTGAAAGCAGGCCTAACAAAAGGCTACGCGTTTCAAAGGAGTCTAACATATCCTCCCAGTCAGTTCCTCAGAAAGGGCCTGCTAAAGCTTGCCAAGAGTATTGCAATGGCAGTTCTATAGCTACCATGGAAATAAGCACTTCGAAAGAAGGCTGTTTTGATGGATCAATATCTGGGAAAGTAGTAGTAACAGAGAAGACTCAGCAGAATTTTGACATTGGCTCTGAAGTTGAAATACTTTCTCAAGATAGTGGCATTAGAGGGTGTTGGTTTAGAGCTTTGGTCATTAAGAAGCACAACAATAAGGTGAAAGTGCAGTATAAAGATGTCAAGGATGCTGAAGATGAGACTAAGAATCTTGAG GAGTGGGTTTTGGCAACCAAGTTAGCTGCATCTGACAAATTGGGCATCCGGATACATGGGAGAACAGTTCTTCGGCCTTCTCCCTCATCGTATAAGGGCAGAGTTTCATGGGCTGTCAATGTTGGAGCAATTGTGGATGCATGGTGGAATGAAGGGTGGTGGGAAGGCATCGTTGTCAGGAAAGAATCTGAAGACAGGCTACATATCTATTTTCCAG GAGAGAAAGAAACACATATCTTTGGTCACAGTGACTTGAGGCATTCACAAGAATGGTTGGCTGATGGTTGGAAACATCTCAAGGAAAGGCATGAGCTTGTATCAGTGTTGTTGGGTGACTCGACAGTGAAGCAAACAGTAAAAGAGTCAAGTGATGTCATACTGGAACGACATACCACATGTAGCAATGGTGTCCATCATCTAAGTACTGAAAAACCAAGAGATGAAGTTGCATCAGCAGGTAATACTGATGCAGATGCTGGTGAGAGATTAAAAGTGTTGGAGGGGGTTCATGATCTGTCTAAAGATAATCGACTTGCTCAGTTAAGGTGGAAGACATCGGGGAAGAGAAGACGGTGTAGAAGCCCTGTTAACAAGGTGCGTTTGAGTTTTGAGAGAAATCAAAACGTCACCAAGGAATCTGGTATGCAAATTAAGGAGACGCTCTTCATCCCGTCATCCTTGAAGGTGGATCTTGACAATTGTAAATACATCACCGATTCCCTCTTCAACTCCTCTGTTGTCTCTCCATTAAGTAGCCTGGTCATGTCTAGGTGA
- the LOC116001716 gene encoding uncharacterized protein LOC116001716 isoform X3, producing the protein MNALKDVHLWRQGQRVTEFTWLGSSWTCRKKRCHYTSFCRNGVRISVHDFVYVLAEEDKRLVAYLDDMYEDTRGNRMVVVRWFHKIDEVGILLPHNYNDREILFSLCLQNLSIECVDGQATVLCPQHYEKFLNDVRHTQSEPYVCQRLFDNDDLKPFDITSVKGYWNQELLKRMSFSSPLRAQPSPLGELKVEDRVTGFVESRPNKRLRVSKESNISSQSVPQKGPAKACQEYCNGSSIATMEISTSKEGCFDGSISGKVVVTEKTQQNFDIGSEVEILSQDSGIRGCWFRALVIKKHNNKVKVQYKDVKDAEDETKNLEEWVLATKLAASDKLGIRIHGRTVLRPSPSSYKGRVSWAVNVGAIVDAWWNEGWWEGIVVRKESEDRLHIYFPGEKETHIFGHSDLRHSQEWLADGWKHLKERHELVSVLLGDSTVKQTVKESSDVILERHTTCSNGVHHLSTEKPRDEVASAGNTDADAGERLKVLEGVHDLSKDNRLAQLRWKTSGKRRRCRSPVNKVRLSFERNQNVTKESGMQIKETLFIPSSLKVDLDNCKYITDSLFNSSVVSPLSSLVMSR; encoded by the exons ATGAACGCATTGAAG GATGTTCATTTGTGGAGACAGGGCCAGCGTGTCACAGAATTCACTTGGCTAGGTTCTTCATGGACCTGTAGGAAGAAGCGATGTCATTATACTTCATTTTGTAGGAATGGTGTTCGAATTTCA GTTCATGACTTTGTTTATGTATTAGCTGAAGAAGATAAGCGGCTTGTTGCTTACCTGGATGATATGTATGAAGACACCAGAGGCAATAGGATGGTTGTGGTACGCTGGTTTCACAAAATTGATGAAGTTGGTATTCTTTTGCCTCATAACTATAATGACAGAGagattttattttctctttgtCTTCAAAATCTCAGTATTGAATGCGTAGATGGACAGGCTACTGTCCTCTGTCCCCAGCATTATGAGAAATTTTTGAATGACGTAAGGCACACTCAGTCAGAACCATATGTCTGTCAAAGGCTGTTTGATAATGATGACCTCAAACCCTTTGACATAACCAGCGTTAAAGGATACTGGAATCAAGAGTTATTAAAACGCATGTCTTTTTCATCTCCTTTGAGAGCTCAACCATCTCCTCTTGGTGAATTGAAGGTAGAGGATAGGGTCACGGGCTTTGTTGAAAGCAGGCCTAACAAAAGGCTACGCGTTTCAAAGGAGTCTAACATATCCTCCCAGTCAGTTCCTCAGAAAGGGCCTGCTAAAGCTTGCCAAGAGTATTGCAATGGCAGTTCTATAGCTACCATGGAAATAAGCACTTCGAAAGAAGGCTGTTTTGATGGATCAATATCTGGGAAAGTAGTAGTAACAGAGAAGACTCAGCAGAATTTTGACATTGGCTCTGAAGTTGAAATACTTTCTCAAGATAGTGGCATTAGAGGGTGTTGGTTTAGAGCTTTGGTCATTAAGAAGCACAACAATAAGGTGAAAGTGCAGTATAAAGATGTCAAGGATGCTGAAGATGAGACTAAGAATCTTGAG GAGTGGGTTTTGGCAACCAAGTTAGCTGCATCTGACAAATTGGGCATCCGGATACATGGGAGAACAGTTCTTCGGCCTTCTCCCTCATCGTATAAGGGCAGAGTTTCATGGGCTGTCAATGTTGGAGCAATTGTGGATGCATGGTGGAATGAAGGGTGGTGGGAAGGCATCGTTGTCAGGAAAGAATCTGAAGACAGGCTACATATCTATTTTCCAG GAGAGAAAGAAACACATATCTTTGGTCACAGTGACTTGAGGCATTCACAAGAATGGTTGGCTGATGGTTGGAAACATCTCAAGGAAAGGCATGAGCTTGTATCAGTGTTGTTGGGTGACTCGACAGTGAAGCAAACAGTAAAAGAGTCAAGTGATGTCATACTGGAACGACATACCACATGTAGCAATGGTGTCCATCATCTAAGTACTGAAAAACCAAGAGATGAAGTTGCATCAGCAGGTAATACTGATGCAGATGCTGGTGAGAGATTAAAAGTGTTGGAGGGGGTTCATGATCTGTCTAAAGATAATCGACTTGCTCAGTTAAGGTGGAAGACATCGGGGAAGAGAAGACGGTGTAGAAGCCCTGTTAACAAGGTGCGTTTGAGTTTTGAGAGAAATCAAAACGTCACCAAGGAATCTGGTATGCAAATTAAGGAGACGCTCTTCATCCCGTCATCCTTGAAGGTGGATCTTGACAATTGTAAATACATCACCGATTCCCTCTTCAACTCCTCTGTTGTCTCTCCATTAAGTAGCCTGGTCATGTCTAGGTGA
- the LOC116002194 gene encoding protein NRT1/ PTR FAMILY 3.1 — MNEEMAAKKSGKVERVKGGMITMPFIFANEVCEKLAVVGFAANMIIYLTTQLHLPLTKAANTLTNFGGTASLTPLLGAFLADTFAGRFWTITIASIIYQLGMTLLTTSAILPKLRPPACKPDQVCQEANSGQVAILYVSLLLTALGSGGIRPCVVAFGADQFDETDPKQKTKTWRFFNWYYFCMGTSMLVAVTVVVYIQDNIGWGWGFGVPTIAMAFSIFTFIFGYPLYRNLDPAGSPFTRLVQVCVAAYKKRKVPIVSNSTLLYQNDEIDAAISVAGKLLHTKHMQFLDKAAVITEDDDPKSPNLWRLNTVHRVEELKSVIRMGPIWASGIILITAYAQQNTFSIQQAKTMDRHLTKSFQIPAASMSVFTLSSMLCTIVFYDRVFVPLARKVTGLERGISFLSRMGIGFFISILATLVAGFVEMKRKNAAAAHGISDKADAMIPIPVFWLVPQYFLHGMAEAFMSIGHLEFFYDQAPESMRSTASALFWTAISAGNYMSTLLVSLVHKFSAGPGGSNWLPDNNLNKGKLEYFYWLITLLQLFNFVYYLFCAKFYTFKPIQIQKMEGEPKKDGTIQLADNV, encoded by the exons ATGAATGAAGAGATGGCGGCCAAAAAAAGTGGGAAAGTAGAAAGGGTGAAGGGCGGGATGATCACCATGCCATTCATATTTG CGAATGAAGTGTGTGAGAAGTTGGCCGTAGTGGGCTTTGCTGCAAACATGATCATATACTTGACGACTCAGTTGCATCTTCCACTAACTAAAGCGGCCAATACTCTGACCAACTTCGGCGGAACCGCCAGCTTAACCCCCTTGCTTGGAGCTTTTCTTGCCGACACCTTCGCCGGAAGATTTTGGACTATCACTATTGCCTCAATCATTTATCAATTA gGAATGACTCTGTTAACAACTTCAGCAATACTTCCAAAGCTAAGACCTCCAGCATGCAAGCCCGACCAAGTTTGCCAGGAAGCAAACTCCGGCCAAGTCGCCATCCTCTATGTGTCCCTCCTCCTAACCGCCCTGGGTTCGGGTGGAATCCGGCCGTGCGTGGTGGCGTTCGGAGCCGACCAATTCGACGAGACCGATCCGAAGCAGAAGACAAAAACGTGGAGATTCTTCAACTGGTACTACTTCTGCATGGGGACATCCATGCTGGTGGCCGTCACGGTGGTGGTGTATATACAAGATAACATTGGTTGGGGTTGGGGGTTTGGGGTCCCAACCATAGCCATGGCTTTCTCTATCTTCACCTTCATCTTCGGCTACCCTTTGTACCGGAATCTGGACCCCGCCGGAAGCCCCTTCACGCGCCTTGTGCAAGTCTGCGTCGCCGCCTACAAGAAGAGGAAGGTGCCCATAGTTTCCAATTCCACCTTGCTTTATCAAAACGACGAGATTGATGCTGCTATTTCGGTCGCCGGGAAGCTTCTTCATACTAAACACATGCA ATTTTTGGACAAGGCTGCAGTTATAACGGAGGATGACGACCCAAAATCCCCCAACTTATGGAGGCTAAATACGGTCCACCGGGTTGAGGAACTAAAATCCGTGATCCGAATGGGCCCAATATGGGCCTCCGGAATCATTCTCATCACTGCATATGCCCAACAAAACACATTCTCAATCCAACAAGCAAAAACCATGGACAGACACCTTACAAAATCATTCCAAATCCCCGCTGCTTCCATGTCCGTCTTCACCTTATCCTCCATGCTATGCACCATTGTCTTCTACGACCGCGTCTTCGTCCCCTTGGCCAGAAAAGTCACCGGACTCGAGCGTGGCATCTCCTTTCTCAGCCGCATGGGCATTGGCTTCTTCATCTCCATCCTCGCAACTCTCGTGGCCGGCTTCGTGGAAATGAAGCGGAAGAACGCCGCGGCGGCCCACGGAATAAGCGACAAGGCAGACGCAATGATTCCGATTCCGGTGTTCTGGCTGGTGCCGCAGTACTTCCTGCACGGGATGGCGGAGGCGTTCATGTCAATCGGGCACCTGGAGTTCTTCTACGATCAAGCGCCGGAGAGCATGAGGAGCACGGCGTCGGCGCTGTTCTGGACCGCCATCTCCGCCGGGAATTACATGAGCACTCTCTTGGTTTCTCTGGTGCACAAGTTCAGCGCAGGCCCCGGCGGATCAAACTGGCTTCCGGATAACAATTTGAACAAGGGGAAGTTGGAGTACTTTTACTGGCTCATCACATTGCTGCAACTCTTCAACTTTGTTTACTATCTTTTCTGTGCAAAATTCTATACTTTCAAGCCAATTCAGATCCAGAAGATGGAAGGTGAGCCCAAAAAGGATGGGACGATTCAACTTGCAGACAATGTTTAA